In one window of Pseudomonas chlororaphis subsp. chlororaphis DNA:
- a CDS encoding response regulator yields the protein MHVLVCEDDELIASGIVAGLTAQGLTVEHVATASAARAMLGVAEFDVMVLDLGLPDEDGLKLLKQLRHNGLEIPVLILTARDSVTDRVDGLQAGADDYLLKPFDLRELAARLHTLLRRVAGRSVNLIEHGRLTYDPSTRETQLGGQPVDLSRREQALLQALLHNRGRVLSSEQLKDSVYGFNDELESNALNVHIHHLRRKLGNGIVETVRGLGYRLGPADGGEES from the coding sequence ATGCACGTACTTGTCTGTGAAGATGATGAGCTGATCGCCAGCGGGATCGTGGCCGGCCTCACGGCCCAGGGCCTGACGGTCGAGCACGTGGCCACCGCCTCGGCGGCGCGGGCCATGCTCGGCGTGGCGGAATTCGACGTGATGGTGCTCGACCTCGGCCTGCCCGACGAGGACGGCCTGAAACTGCTCAAGCAACTGCGCCACAACGGCCTGGAAATCCCCGTACTGATCCTCACCGCGCGGGACTCGGTCACCGACCGGGTCGACGGCCTGCAGGCCGGCGCCGACGATTACCTGCTCAAGCCCTTCGACCTGCGGGAACTGGCGGCGCGCCTGCATACCCTGTTGCGCCGGGTGGCGGGGCGCAGCGTCAACCTGATCGAGCACGGCCGCCTGACCTACGACCCAAGCACCCGCGAAACCCAGCTCGGCGGCCAGCCGGTGGACCTGTCGCGGCGCGAGCAGGCGCTGCTCCAGGCGCTGCTGCACAACCGTGGCCGGGTGCTGTCCAGCGAGCAGCTCAAGGACAGCGTCTACGGTTTCAACGACGAACTGGAAAGCAACGCCCTCAACGTGCACATCCACCACCTGCGGCGCAAACTCGGCAACGGCATCGTCGAGACTGTGCGCGGCCTGGGCTATCGCCTGGGGCCGGCGGATGGCGGGGAGGAGTCGTAA
- the dsbD gene encoding protein-disulfide reductase DsbD, giving the protein MRRLFILLFMLLSGLAQAGNNPFEVKPDFLPVGKAFVFTSERLASGETQLFWQIADGYYLYQQRLKFDGLAEAHTPALPEGEAHSDEFFGAQQVYRQGLELKIPAGATGKVKVGWQGCADAGLCYPPQSLEVDLGGNPAIAGNPPEASDQSLASGLQQRALGWSLLVFFGLGLLLAFAPCSLPMLPILAGLVVGSGASPRRGFALAGSYVVCMALVYAAMGVLAALLGANLQALLQQPWLLGSFAAVFVILALPMFGFFEMQLPAALRDRLENASRSRSGGSLVGAGVLGALSGLLVGPCMTAPLAGALLYIAQSGNALHGGLILFVMGLGIGLPLLLLVTVGNRFLPKPGPWMNLLKGVFGFLFLGTAIVLLRPVLDESLWIGLWGALALILAYTAWQQMRAAGRAGHLFGAGSVVFGLWGSLLLVGAAGGSDDLWRPLKVYSGGNGVATVSAHDAFSTVNDPAALQGALDTARTQGQWVLLDYYADWCVSCKIMEKQVFGQPQVLEALKDVRLLRLDVTADNAASRELLNRYKVPGPPSLLWIGPDGEERRSQRITGEVDAAAFLQRWTATREAR; this is encoded by the coding sequence ATGCGTCGTCTGTTCATCCTGTTGTTCATGCTGCTGTCGGGCCTGGCCCAGGCGGGTAACAACCCGTTCGAGGTCAAACCCGACTTTCTCCCGGTCGGCAAAGCCTTCGTCTTCACCTCCGAACGCCTGGCGTCGGGGGAAACCCAGCTGTTCTGGCAGATCGCCGACGGCTATTACCTGTATCAGCAACGGCTGAAATTCGACGGCCTGGCGGAGGCGCACACACCGGCGCTGCCCGAGGGCGAGGCCCACAGCGACGAATTCTTCGGCGCGCAGCAGGTGTATCGCCAGGGCCTGGAACTGAAAATCCCCGCCGGCGCCACCGGCAAGGTCAAGGTCGGCTGGCAAGGCTGTGCCGACGCTGGCCTGTGCTACCCGCCGCAATCTCTGGAAGTCGACCTGGGCGGCAACCCGGCCATCGCCGGCAATCCCCCCGAGGCCAGCGACCAGTCCCTGGCCAGCGGCCTGCAACAGCGGGCCCTGGGCTGGAGCCTGCTGGTGTTCTTCGGCCTCGGCCTGCTGTTGGCCTTCGCCCCCTGCTCGCTGCCGATGCTGCCGATCCTCGCCGGCCTGGTGGTGGGCAGCGGCGCCAGCCCGCGGCGCGGCTTCGCCCTGGCCGGCAGCTATGTGGTGTGCATGGCGTTGGTCTATGCCGCGATGGGCGTGCTGGCCGCGCTGCTCGGCGCCAACCTGCAAGCCCTGCTGCAACAGCCCTGGCTGCTGGGCAGCTTTGCCGCAGTGTTCGTGATCCTCGCGCTGCCGATGTTCGGTTTCTTCGAGATGCAATTGCCGGCGGCCCTGCGCGATCGCCTGGAAAACGCCAGCCGCTCGCGCAGCGGCGGCAGCCTGGTCGGCGCCGGGGTGCTCGGCGCCCTGTCCGGCCTGCTGGTCGGCCCGTGCATGACCGCGCCGCTGGCCGGCGCCCTGCTGTACATCGCCCAGAGCGGCAATGCCCTGCACGGCGGGCTGATCCTGTTCGTCATGGGCCTGGGCATCGGCCTGCCGCTGTTGTTGCTGGTGACGGTGGGCAACCGCTTCCTGCCCAAGCCCGGCCCGTGGATGAACCTGCTCAAGGGCGTGTTCGGCTTCCTCTTTCTCGGCACCGCCATCGTGCTGCTGCGCCCGGTGCTCGACGAGTCGCTGTGGATAGGCTTGTGGGGCGCGCTGGCGCTGATCCTGGCCTACACCGCCTGGCAGCAGATGCGCGCGGCCGGGCGCGCCGGTCATTTGTTCGGCGCAGGTTCAGTGGTGTTCGGCCTGTGGGGCAGCCTGCTGCTAGTGGGCGCCGCCGGTGGCAGCGACGACCTGTGGCGACCGCTGAAGGTCTACAGCGGCGGCAATGGCGTGGCGACCGTCAGCGCCCACGACGCCTTCAGCACCGTCAACGACCCGGCCGCCCTGCAAGGCGCCCTCGACACGGCCAGGACCCAGGGCCAGTGGGTGCTGCTGGACTACTACGCTGACTGGTGCGTGTCCTGCAAGATCATGGAAAAACAGGTGTTCGGCCAACCCCAGGTCCTCGAGGCCCTGAAAGACGTGCGCCTGCTGCGCCTGGACGTGACGGCCGACAACGCCGCCAGCCGCGAACTGCTCAACCGGTATAAAGTGCCGGGGCCGCCGAGCCTGCTGTGGATCGGCCCGGACGGCGAAGAACGCCGCAGCCAGCGGATTACCGGTGAGGTAGACGCGGCTGCCTTCCTGCAACGCTGGACCGCTACCCGAGAAGCCCGTTGA
- a CDS encoding TlpA disulfide reductase family protein, translated as MLTFTIGTFAIALNHLLLISALALATLVGWRVAKRGGENPESVLFGLFLLGMLAARIGFVVAYWKHYRHDLWQIIDLRDGGFLAWPGAIVLLLAALAWGWRRPALRQPLGAGVGSGLAFWLLATLSLSLFEQGTRLPEIALRNPDGATVQLTSYQGKPLVINLWATWCPPCRREMPVLERAQQQRPDLTFLFVNQAESMQSVSTFLATQELNLNNVLFDGSGRLGKAVGSMALPTTLFYSADGRLLGSHLGELSEASLARALEHFDSAHSTTATQAAPSRKLPCLSSATC; from the coding sequence ATGCTGACCTTTACCATCGGCACCTTTGCCATCGCGCTCAACCACCTGCTGCTGATCAGTGCTCTGGCGCTGGCCACCCTTGTCGGCTGGCGAGTCGCCAAGCGCGGTGGCGAGAACCCGGAATCGGTGCTGTTCGGCCTGTTCCTGCTGGGCATGCTGGCGGCGCGCATCGGCTTCGTGGTCGCCTACTGGAAGCATTATCGCCACGACCTCTGGCAGATCATCGACCTGCGCGACGGCGGTTTCCTCGCCTGGCCGGGGGCCATCGTCCTGCTGCTGGCCGCCCTCGCCTGGGGCTGGCGCCGCCCGGCCCTGCGCCAGCCGCTGGGCGCCGGGGTCGGCAGCGGCCTGGCGTTCTGGCTGCTCGCCACCCTGTCCCTGAGCCTTTTCGAACAAGGCACGCGGCTGCCGGAAATCGCCCTGCGCAACCCCGACGGCGCCACCGTGCAACTGACCAGTTACCAGGGCAAACCGCTGGTGATTAATCTCTGGGCCACCTGGTGCCCGCCCTGCCGTCGGGAAATGCCGGTACTGGAAAGAGCCCAGCAGCAGCGCCCGGACCTGACCTTCCTGTTCGTCAACCAGGCCGAAAGCATGCAGAGCGTCAGCACCTTCCTGGCCACCCAGGAGTTGAACCTGAACAACGTGCTGTTCGACGGCAGCGGCCGCCTGGGCAAGGCCGTGGGCTCCATGGCGCTACCGACTACGCTGTTCTACAGCGCCGACGGGCGCCTGCTCGGCAGCCACCTGGGCGAGCTGTCCGAAGCCAGCCTGGCCCGCGCCCTGGAACATTTCGACTCAGCGCATTCGACCACGGCCACGCAGGCCGCCCCTTCAAGGAAATTGCCATGCCTTTCATCCGCCACCTGCTGA
- the dsbG gene encoding thiol:disulfide interchange protein DsbG translates to MPFIRHLLSLSLGAALLQAPLLHAEELPLAIKNIEAKGAKIVGSFDAPDGLKGYAAQYQNRGMALYLTPDGKHVLLGNLYDADGKDLSAEPLQKLVYAPMAKAVWAKMEKSHWIADGKADAPRVIYLFSDPNCPYCNMFWEQARPWVNAGKVQLRHIMVGIIREDSPGKSAALLAAKDPQKALQDHEKAGKGSSLKPLAKIPAEVQAKLDANMALMDELELSATPAIFYMDDKGELQQQQGAPAPDKLGKIFGPK, encoded by the coding sequence ATGCCTTTCATCCGCCACCTGCTGAGCCTGTCCCTGGGCGCCGCCCTGCTCCAGGCCCCGCTGCTGCACGCCGAAGAACTGCCACTAGCAATCAAGAACATCGAAGCCAAAGGCGCCAAGATCGTCGGCAGCTTCGATGCCCCGGACGGCCTCAAGGGCTATGCCGCGCAGTACCAGAACCGCGGCATGGCCCTGTACCTGACGCCGGACGGCAAGCATGTGCTGCTGGGCAATCTGTACGACGCCGACGGCAAGGACCTGAGCGCCGAACCGCTGCAGAAACTGGTGTACGCGCCAATGGCCAAGGCCGTCTGGGCCAAGATGGAAAAGAGCCACTGGATCGCCGATGGCAAGGCCGACGCGCCGCGCGTGATCTACCTGTTCAGCGACCCCAACTGCCCTTACTGCAACATGTTCTGGGAACAGGCGCGGCCCTGGGTAAACGCCGGCAAGGTCCAGCTGCGGCACATTATGGTCGGCATCATCCGCGAAGACAGCCCGGGCAAATCCGCCGCCCTGCTGGCCGCCAAAGACCCGCAGAAAGCCCTGCAGGACCACGAGAAAGCCGGCAAGGGCAGCAGCCTCAAGCCCCTGGCCAAAATCCCCGCCGAAGTCCAGGCCAAGCTCGACGCCAACATGGCGCTGATGGACGAACTGGAGCTGTCCGCCACCCCGGCGATCTTCTACATGGACGACAAGGGCGAGTTGCAACAGCAACAAGGCGCGCCCGCGCCGGACAAGCTGGGCAAGATTTTCGGGCCCAAGTAA
- a CDS encoding DUF6124 family protein produces MKKLVPDPPSDSPSTYRFPELKRANQTLRQSLAEQPVEAVPFASLPATSSVRVTPDSLFHVREGISAEEALVHVSLLLKCAEEVSDEITERGSGLERGLIWSMVHSVEMARAVVDALLDGRQGR; encoded by the coding sequence ATGAAAAAGCTAGTCCCCGATCCACCCAGCGATTCCCCCAGCACCTACCGTTTTCCCGAACTGAAACGGGCCAATCAGACCCTGCGCCAGTCCTTGGCCGAGCAGCCTGTCGAGGCTGTGCCGTTTGCATCTCTGCCTGCCACTTCGTCGGTACGCGTCACCCCGGATTCCTTGTTCCACGTGCGCGAAGGCATCAGCGCCGAAGAAGCCCTGGTGCATGTCTCGCTCTTGCTCAAATGCGCTGAAGAAGTCAGCGATGAAATCACCGAACGCGGCAGTGGCCTGGAGCGTGGGCTGATCTGGTCGATGGTCCATTCCGTGGAAATGGCCAGGGCGGTGGTGGATGCGTTGCTGGATGGGCGGCAGGGCCGTTGA
- a CDS encoding alpha/beta fold hydrolase codes for MPFATIDGQALHYLDQGSGPAVLLAGSYLWDLNMWAPQIEALSRQYRVIALDLWGHGQSGALPQGTASLDDIARQVLALLDHLQIERITLVGLSVGGMWGARLALAAPQRINGLVLMDTYLGAEPEPTRQYYFSLFKQIEESGVIAPQLLDIVVPIFFRPGIDPQSALYQDFRAVLAALPSERLRESVVPMGRITFSRADLLSRLDQLDPKTTLLLCGDQDKPRPPAETREMAELIGCPYRLVPEAGHISNLENPAFVTEALLKFLAERYSC; via the coding sequence ATGCCCTTCGCGACTATTGATGGACAAGCCCTTCACTACCTGGACCAGGGCAGCGGCCCGGCGGTGCTGCTGGCCGGCAGCTACCTGTGGGACCTGAACATGTGGGCGCCGCAGATCGAGGCATTGTCCCGGCAGTACCGGGTGATCGCCCTGGACCTGTGGGGCCACGGCCAGTCCGGCGCGCTGCCGCAAGGCACTGCTTCACTGGACGATATCGCCCGGCAGGTGCTGGCGCTGCTGGATCATCTGCAGATCGAACGCATTACCCTGGTGGGCCTGTCGGTGGGCGGCATGTGGGGCGCGCGCCTGGCCCTGGCGGCGCCGCAGCGCATCAATGGCCTGGTGCTGATGGACACCTATCTGGGGGCCGAGCCGGAGCCGACCCGTCAGTATTACTTCTCGCTGTTCAAGCAGATCGAAGAGAGCGGGGTGATCGCGCCGCAGCTGCTGGACATCGTGGTACCGATCTTCTTCCGTCCTGGCATCGACCCGCAGTCGGCGCTGTACCAGGACTTCCGCGCCGTGCTCGCGGCCCTGCCCAGCGAACGCCTGCGCGAAAGCGTGGTGCCCATGGGCCGCATCACCTTCAGCCGCGCAGACCTGCTGTCGCGCCTGGACCAGCTGGACCCCAAGACCACCTTGCTGCTGTGCGGCGACCAGGACAAGCCGCGCCCACCTGCGGAAACCCGGGAAATGGCCGAGCTGATCGGCTGCCCTTACCGACTGGTGCCCGAGGCGGGGCATATCTCCAATCTGGAGAATCCGGCGTTTGTCACCGAGGCGTTGTTGAAGTTTTTGGCGGAGCGGTATTCCTGCTGA